In Arsenophonus sp. aPb, one DNA window encodes the following:
- a CDS encoding MFS transporter: MHTSCLSKSERILFPLSLTLFEFSVYIANDMIQPAMLEVVANFNASVKWIPTSMTAYLAGGVFLQWLFGPLSDKRGRRPIMLIGVLFFTISCLAILLVSNIEQFIAMRFLQGIGLCFIGSVGYATIQEAFNETVCVKIIALMANVALIAPLLGPLAGATLINILPWQGIFVIFAVLALISFVGLFFFMPETVKQKGEALSFPHLWCDYKQVLKNRRFISGALAIGFAAVPLLAWIALSPVILISGEQLSMLTYALLQIPVFGGLIIGNLTLSHLTGKKTLVQLIKFGGKPIIFGLIIATSSAFFSSGTYLWITIGLSIYAFGLGMTNACLIRLTLFSSDVSKGTVSAAMGIINMVIFILGIELAKIVYLWRDASAFNLLNLFCGLCWLLLVIFFTYKLPQKEEASTIKQL, encoded by the coding sequence ATGCACACATCCTGTTTGTCAAAGTCTGAACGTATACTCTTTCCGTTAAGTTTAACCTTATTTGAATTTAGCGTGTATATCGCTAATGATATGATCCAACCCGCCATGTTAGAAGTGGTAGCAAATTTTAATGCTAGCGTAAAATGGATCCCCACTTCCATGACCGCTTATCTAGCCGGGGGCGTCTTCTTACAATGGCTATTTGGACCGTTATCAGATAAACGTGGTCGACGTCCCATTATGCTTATTGGCGTCTTGTTCTTTACTATTAGTTGTTTAGCCATTTTACTCGTTTCGAATATCGAGCAGTTTATTGCCATGCGATTCTTACAAGGCATAGGGCTATGCTTTATTGGTTCAGTTGGCTATGCAACTATTCAAGAGGCATTTAACGAAACAGTCTGCGTTAAAATTATTGCGCTAATGGCCAATGTAGCTTTGATTGCCCCTTTATTAGGGCCATTGGCCGGTGCTACATTAATTAATATCCTTCCCTGGCAAGGCATATTTGTTATTTTTGCTGTTTTAGCGTTGATCTCATTTGTCGGTTTGTTTTTCTTCATGCCGGAAACAGTAAAGCAAAAAGGGGAAGCATTATCTTTTCCCCATCTATGGTGTGATTATAAACAAGTGTTAAAAAACCGACGTTTTATCAGCGGCGCACTGGCGATAGGATTTGCCGCCGTACCGCTCCTTGCCTGGATAGCGCTTTCCCCCGTTATTCTTATCAGTGGAGAACAGCTGTCAATGCTCACCTACGCGCTGTTACAAATACCGGTTTTTGGTGGATTAATTATTGGTAACCTAACACTAAGCCATTTAACTGGGAAAAAAACCTTAGTTCAACTGATTAAATTTGGTGGTAAACCGATAATCTTTGGTTTAATTATTGCGACAAGTTCAGCATTTTTCTCATCAGGCACTTACCTATGGATAACAATAGGTCTATCTATATATGCCTTCGGGCTTGGTATGACTAACGCCTGTCTAATCCGACTCACTTTATTTTCCAGTGATGTTAGCAAAGGCACTGTTTCTGCCGCTATGGGCATCATTAACATGGTAATATTTATATTAGGCATAGAGCTTGCCAAAATAGTTTATCTATGGAGAGATGCAAGTGCTTTTAATCTGCTAAATTTATTTTGCGGCTTATGCTGGTTGCTGTTAGTCATATTTTTTACTTACAAACTCCCCCAAAAAGAAGAAGCATCCACAATTAAACAACTCTGA
- a CDS encoding lipopolysaccharide kinase InaA family protein, which yields MFNKVLNIFHHNKFSISAALLEKNDIENKNIKLGKLMGSGTEGKVYQDANNKHFYIKKPYINDSYIESKMREQVDCFNKYYGEGSAALIENDGIFYIRMYKVPGVPISSIDDKIFPPSAQERFQHMICDLGDAGIMHVDLNFKNILYDKETNTFYPIDFSNGRETYHSGSKNIKNSINSVSEMMYDWALKYIIEHTY from the coding sequence ATGTTCAATAAAGTATTAAATATTTTCCATCATAATAAATTCAGTATATCTGCTGCATTATTAGAAAAAAATGATATAGAAAATAAAAATATTAAACTAGGAAAGTTAATGGGAAGTGGTACAGAGGGAAAAGTATATCAAGATGCCAATAATAAACATTTTTATATAAAAAAACCGTATATTAATGATAGCTATATAGAATCCAAAATGAGAGAACAGGTAGACTGTTTTAATAAATATTATGGCGAAGGATCAGCGGCTTTAATAGAAAATGATGGTATATTTTATATTAGAATGTATAAAGTACCTGGAGTACCAATTAGTAGCATTGATGATAAAATATTTCCACCCAGTGCGCAGGAGCGCTTTCAGCATATGATTTGCGATTTAGGGGATGCAGGCATTATGCATGTTGATTTAAACTTTAAAAACATTCTTTATGATAAAGAAACAAATACCTTTTATCCAATAGATTTTTCTAACGGGCGTGAAACGTATCACAGTGGAAGCAAAAACATCAAAAACTCAATAAATAGTGTTTCAGAAATGATGTATGATTGGGCACTTAAGTATATTATCGAACATACATACTAA
- a CDS encoding type II toxin-antitoxin system YafO family toxin — protein sequence MAVKITRSFHVKKILSDLVVNLGPIAELFITEFEEYKQKCIEFDDIPIPPYHIQLKHPSHIETIGRDKPMERPHSARHEELHHTHLWQENCIWQDDGGKLVQWNSTSDSFIVYSYFIDKIGVHHFYIIDLVYDKAHTLIENNKQILKWVAIAKQFRLQNI from the coding sequence ATGGCAGTAAAAATAACCCGAAGCTTTCATGTAAAGAAAATTTTATCAGATCTCGTTGTTAATTTAGGTCCTATCGCAGAATTATTTATCACTGAATTCGAAGAATATAAACAAAAGTGTATTGAGTTTGATGATATTCCTATCCCCCCGTACCATATCCAACTGAAACATCCCTCTCATATTGAGACTATTGGCAGAGATAAACCAATGGAAAGGCCTCACTCTGCCAGGCACGAAGAGTTACATCATACTCATCTGTGGCAAGAAAATTGTATCTGGCAAGATGACGGCGGTAAGCTAGTGCAATGGAATAGCACAAGTGATTCATTCATTGTTTATTCCTACTTTATTGACAAAATTGGTGTCCATCACTTTTATATTATTGATTTAGTGTATGACAAAGCACATACCTTAATAGAAAATAACAAACAAATTCTAAAATGGGTCGCTATTGCTAAACAATTTCGGCTGCAAAATATCTGA